A window from Culex pipiens pallens isolate TS chromosome 3, TS_CPP_V2, whole genome shotgun sequence encodes these proteins:
- the LOC120415760 gene encoding post-GPI attachment to proteins factor 3, whose protein sequence is MINLRQVALVVALLVFLIHQICASGGDQSQFFQNCLKSCVIGNCSKSGLTFRLAGTQNPINKLLLWTCYDECGYDCMWRTTGAFLKRNWTTPQFYGKWPFVRLAGLQEPASVLFSMANFGTHYHMLKRFRREVRPDSPMYTLWQVFSYICLNAWIWSTVFHARDFPITELFDYTFAYSMVLASLYCMVMRMIHRQSKYLKGLFSLACIVFFVNHFSYLSVGRFDYAYNMKANIVTGMTGAAGWIFWCLLQRRKRRYVWKCFLFVVLATSSLLLEINDFPPILWTFDAHSIWHLVTAPLTVLFYSFIIDDCRSLRQELYGDGPEDMRKLL, encoded by the exons ATGATTAACCTGCGGCAGGTTGCGTTGGTGGTGGCTTTGCTGGTGTTCCTGATACATCAAATTTGCGCTTCCGGCGGGGACCAGAGTCAATTCTTTCAGAATTGCCTGAAGAGCTGCGTGATAGGCAACTGTAGCAAGT CTGGATTGACGTTCAGGCTGGCCGGCACCCAGAATCCGATCAATAAGTTGCTCCTGTGGACCTGCTACGATGAGTGCGGCTACGATTGTATGTGGCGAACGACGGGCgcgtttctcaagcgaaactggacgACGCCGCAATTCTACGGCAAATGGCCGTTTGTGAGGCTGGCCGGGCTGCAGGAACCTGCCTCGGTGCTGTTCTCGATGGCCAACTTTGGCACGCACTATCACATGTTGAAGCGGTTCCGGAGGGAAGTGCGGCCGGACAGTCCGATGTACACGCTGTGGCAGGTCTTTTCGTACATTTGCTTGAACGCGTGGATCTGGTCGACGGTGTTCCACGCGAGGGACTTTCCCATCACGGAACTGTTCGATTACACTTTTGCTTATTCGATGGTACTGGCTTCGTTGTACTGCATGGTAATGCGGATGATCCACCGGCAGTCCAAGTACTTGAAGGGACTGTTCAGCCTGGCTTGCATCGTTTTCTTCGTGAATCACTTTTCGTACTTGAGCGTGGGCCGGTTTGACTATGCGTACAACATGAAGGCCAACATCGTGACTGGAATGACCGGGGCCGCCGGCTGGATCTTCTGGTGTTTGCTGCAACGTCGAAAGCGTCGTTACGTCTGGAAGTGCTTCCTGTTTGTCGTCCTGGCGACGTCCTCGCTGCTGCTCGAAATCAACGATTTCCCACCGATTCTTTGGACGTTCGACGCCCACTCCATCTGGCATCTGGTCACTGCCCCGCTGACCGTTCTGTTTTACAG CTTCATCATCGACGACTGCCGCAGTCTGCGACAGGAACTGTACGGTGACGGTCCAGAGGACATGCGCAAGCTGCTGTGA
- the LOC128093513 gene encoding DNA repair and recombination protein RAD54B-like produces the protein MLELLTSSENHARVLEAQAAAVRKPAALHTPAEPTTTQVCWGKITTKKHKTWEGDGTLTIVGGKSATLGDEDGKVIGSSGLVKGEEL, from the coding sequence ATGCTGGAGCTGCTCACCAGCTCGGAGAACCATGCCCGCGTGTTGGAAGCCCAAGCCGCCGCAGTCAGAAAGCCGGCAGCGTTGCACACCCCCGCAGAACCAACGACGACGCAAGTGTGCTGGGGCAAAATAACGACCAAAAAGCACAAAACGTGGGAGGGCGACGGAACGTTGACCATCGTGGGCGGGAAGAGCGCCACGTTGGGCGACGAGGACGGCAAGGTGATTGGGAGCTCCGGGTTGGTGAAGGGGGAGGAGCTGTAG